From a region of the Tursiops truncatus isolate mTurTru1 chromosome 2, mTurTru1.mat.Y, whole genome shotgun sequence genome:
- the HDC gene encoding histidine decarboxylase: MLEPEEYRRRGKEMVDYICQYLSSVQERRVTPDVRPGYLRAQLPESAPEEPDSWDSIFGDIERIIMPGVVHWQSPHMHAYYPALTSWPSLLGDMLADAINCLGFTWASSPVCTELEMNVMDWLAKMLGLPEHFLHHHPGSQGGGVLQSTVSESTLIALLAARKNKILEIKASEPGADESSLNARLVAYASDQAHSSVEKAGLISLVKMKFLPVDDNFSLRGEVLQKAIEEDRAQGLVPVFVCATLGTTGVCAFDRLSELGPICANEGLWLHIDAAYAGTAFLCPEFRGFLKGIEYADSFTFNPSKWMMVHFDCTGFWVKDKYKLQQTFSVNPVYLRHADLGAATDFMHWQIPLSRRFRSIKLWFVIRSFGVKNLQAHIRHGTEMAKYFESLVRNEPFFEIPAKRHLGLVVFRLKGPNCLTESVLKEIAKAGRLFLIPATIQDKLIIRFTVTSQFTTRDDILRDWNLIHDAATLILSQHCTSQPSPQGGNLIPQTRGPRALAKELSFPSVSRAGDDPDQARKVIKQPPHVGASPVRGEGSRHIETLLDPLDDCFSEEAPDLTKHKLSSFLFNYLSVQNKKAVRSLSCNSVPVGDQKPLPTDGSVKNGGSCRVRIFSRFPEEMMMLKKSAFRKLIKFYSVPNFPECSSQCGLQLPCCPLQATV; the protein is encoded by the exons ATGTTGGAGCCTGAGGAGTACAGAAGGAGAG GAAAGGAGATGGTGGATTACATCTGCCAGTACCTGAGCAGCGTGCAGGAGCGGCGGGTGACTCCGGATGTGAGGCCTGGCTACCTGCGGGCCCAGCTGCCCGAGAGTGCGCCTGAGGAGCCCGACAGCTGGGACAGCATCTTTGGGGACATTGAGCGAATCATCATGCCCGGG GTGGTACACTGGCAAAGCCCCCATATGCACGCCTACTACCCAGCTCTCACCTCTTGGCCATCACTGCTGGGAGACATGCTGGCTGATGCCATCAACTGCTTGGGATTTACCTGG GCTTCCAGCCCTGTGTGCACGGAACTGGAGATGAATGTCATGGACTGGCTGGCAAAAATGCTGGGACTTCCAGAGCACTTCCTGCACCACCACCCTGGCAGCCAGGGGGGAGGCGTCTTGCAG agcacagtcaGTGAGTCCACCTTGATCGCCTTGCTGGCAGCAAGGAAGAACAAAATCCTAGAAATAAAAGCGTCTGAGCCCGGGGCGGATGAGTCTTCCCTGAATGCCCGGCTTGTTGCCTATGCCTCCGACCAG GCCCACTCCTCGGTGGAAAAGGCTGGTTTGATTTCTCTGGTCAAGATGAAATTTCTGCCTGTGGATGACAACTTCTCACTCCGAGGGGAAGTTCTTCAGAAAGCCATCGAGGAAGACAGAGCGCAGGGCTTGGTGCCTGTCTTT GTCTGTGCCACACTGGGGACCACTGGGGTCTGTGCATTTGACCGCCTGTCAGAGCTGGGCCCCATCT GTGCCAACGAGGGGCTGTGGCTCCACATCGATGCTGCCTACGCAGGCACTGCCTTCCTGTGCCCTGAGTTCCGGGGGTTTCTGAAGGGCATCGAGTACGCCGATTCCTTCACCTTTAATCCTTCCAAGTGGATGATGGTGCACTTTGACTGTACTGGGTTCTG GGTCAAGGACAAGTACAAGCTGCAGCAGACCTTCAGCGTGAACCCCGTCTACCTCAGGCACGCCGACTTGGGTGCGGCCACCGACTTCATG CACTGGCAGATCCCCCTGAGCAGGCGGTTTCGCTCTATTAAACTCTGGTTTGTGATCCGGTCCTTCGGGGTGAAGAATCTTCAAGCACACATCAGACAT GGTACTGAAATGGCTAAGTATTTTGAATCTCTGGTCAGAAACGAACCTTTCTTTGAAATTCCTGCCAAGAGGCACCTTGGTTTGGTGGTTTTTCGTCTAAAG GGTCCTAATTGCCTCACAGAAAGTGTGTTAAAGGAAATAGCTAAAGCTGGCCGTCTCTTTCTCATCCCAGCCACTATCCAGGACAAGTTGATCATCCGTTTCACTGTGACATCCCAGTTCACCACCAGGGATGACATCCTGAGAGACTGGAATCTCATTCATGATGCTGCCACTCTCATCCTGAGTCAGCATTGTACTTCCCAGCCTAGCCCTCAGGGGGGGAACCTCATCCCCCAAACCAGGGGCCCCAGAGCCTTGGCCAAGGAGCTGTCCTTTCCATCTGTTAGCAGGGCAGGAGATGACCCAGACCAGGCCAGGAAGGTCATCAAGCAGCCTCCACATGTGGGAGCCAGTCCCGTGAGAGGGGAAGGCAGCCGCCACATTGAAACCCTGCTGGACCCACTTGATGACTGCTTTTCAGAAGAGGCCCCAGACCTCACCAAGCACAAGCTGTCCTCCTTCCTGTTCAATTATTTGTCTGTGCAGAATAAGAAGGCAGTGCGTTCCCTCAGTTGCAACAGCGTGCCTGTAGGCGATCAGAAGCCACTGCCCACAGATGGCTCTGTGAAGAATGGCGGCTCCTGCCGCGTCAGAATCTTTTCTAGGTTTCCAGAAGAGATGATGATGCTAAAGAAAAGTGCCTTCAGAAAACTAATCAAGTTCTACAGTGTCCCCAACTTTCCTGAATGCAGTTCTCAATGTGGGCTTCAGCTGCCCTGCTGCCCTCTGCAGGCAACAGTTTAG